Sequence from the Microtus pennsylvanicus isolate mMicPen1 chromosome 12, mMicPen1.hap1, whole genome shotgun sequence genome:
ATGTAATAACCCCACCTGCCAGTTCAGCTGTGTGCGGTACCCCCTTCAATCTACATAACAGCACGCTGAGTTTCTAGGGTGCTGGGGTTTCTCACTGAGAACCAGACTGCTCGATCCTagctatttctctctgtgtctgtctgtctgcttgcctgcttctctgtcttgtcttcattccctccccacctcctagTTGGGTCCAAGTCCCTAGAGCCATGCAAGGATATGGAAGGTTACAGAAACTATTATCTGAGCTTAGAGGCAGATCACACAGGCGGTCTTAGGAAATTTGCCTCAAGGtaccatttctcagaaaactatgGTCAACACTTGTGAAAATCGCGAGCAGGACTGTGTGGGGAGAAGCACAACCTCAGGCTGGTGGTGCAGAGAGACTGTAGGACCTTCAGTGAGCCCAGGAGCACAGCCCAGAGCAGGACATGGGAATTCGGGCAGGTGCATCCAGGGGGCGGGGGGTAATGGATATATGGAGAGATCATATGCCCAGGGGTGGGAAGATGGATGTACAGGAGTGATTGCTATTTCTACCATAGGATCTGGGatgaattattaatatatttaaaatgaagtcATAAATCACCCCAGCAAAGGAAGTACTATGAGGGGggacaaaaccaacaacaacaaaaaaccccaccaatCTACTGGACCAAGCGCACACAGACGATGGTGGAGTCACCAGACTGTTGCGGAAAGAGACAGTAGTCATTGGACCCTTTGTGGTTACTGACCTAATaactggctttttttcttttggagggaCGATCTCTGAATATCCCAGGCTAGACCCAAACCCAAGATCCTCATCcttttcctgaatgctgagatcacAGATGTGTACCAGCATCCTAGGCCATTTCTAACCCCCTTCCTTCCTGCATTACAGAGGCGGCAGAAGTGATTTCCTCCTTCCTGTATGAAGCGGTCAGTGGTTGGTTGGTGTAGCTCTCACGTTCCTGAGACACAGGTAGAACTCTGGCTGACAGTCccccctcctcctgtctctgtcttggaTACAAACCGATGCCTCGACACAAACGTGAATTCACAAACCAGTGGCACAGAAAGATAGCCTGAGTTACTAAGGACATAGAGGAGCCATGGTCCCCCAAAGCCTGGTCATAGCCAGTGAAAACTATGAGGTTTTCTGCTAAAGCTGACAGAAAGATGACTCTTTAGAATCCTTGGGAACCgcaacccagggtcttgtgcaagGCCAGCGTTCTATCACTAACCTATtgctgtctgagacagggtctcgctaagTTGCCCAGCCTGGCATTGAATTCACTATGTACTCCAGGTAGGCCTTGAGCTtgacccttctgcctcaacctcctgagaagctgggattacaagcctgcaTCATTGGCCcagaaataccaaaaaaaaaaaaaaaagccaaacactCTACTGGAAATATTTAGACTacatctaaaaatatttaaatccaGAAATAATAAAAGCATGCTATTCATTTACAAACATGATGGTGTAGACCTGAAAAAAAATAGCTAACATGATTTAGAATGGATACCAGCAAGGCCTGGAAACGGGATGGACTGTTTTTACTGTATGACTTGTAATGGGATTTCTCAACACCAGTACTGCTGACATTTTAGACCAGATAATTCTTTGTTTTGGCAGGGTCCGAAGAATTGTTTAGCCATTCCTGGCCAACAGCAATCCCACCTCTTCCTGAGTTGTGACAACCAAAAATGTTTCTGACCATTGCCAAACCCTGCAGGGCAAAATGGGCATTTCTTCACCTCTGTActgcttcattttttaattttagtaattAAGTATGCGTATTAGACAACACCTGAGCTGTGGAGAAGACGCGGTCCGAGAATGTGATACTGCAAATGGCTGGTGTCATCTCTCCTTGCAAGCACACATTGCTCTCCTGGGTCTACACCCCACTCTTTTCTCCCAGACACCTGTCTGGGCCTGCaccccactccttccctcccatACACTTCTTGGGGCCTGcaccccactcctttcctctcaGAAAAACCCAGGTCACGACTGAGACACTTACCCCCAAGGTACGCACACTCGTAGTAGCTGCAGGTCCTGTTTATGCTCTGGAGAAGAAGGTTATTGCTGGTTCCTTCCTGCGACACTTGAAAAACCTCACTCAGAGGTATTAAAAcaactcctcctcttttcttctcaaaAAATCTTCCCACGTCAACCCCATAGCAGGTGTAGATGGTTAGCAATGGTTCGTTGCCAGCTGTCAGGGGTTTAGCTGAATATGCCAGTGTGAAGTTGCCCAGCCGGGCTTGGGTTTGCTCTTCGAGTATGGAAGTGTCTGGGCGTGTGAGGTACACCACCTCTTTGTAGCTGTCCTCACAAGGTCTTCTCAGCATCTGCAGTGCTCTTACCAGGTAAAAATGAAAGGCCTTGAAGGGAAAGTCATAGATGTAGTCTTTCCGGGACTGGCCCATCAACGTCACAGCCCTGTTGAACTCGTGGTAAAAGGGAGTTTGTGCTTGAGCCTCTGTTACGAACGCCGTCAGGGCTATTCCATGGGAATCCTTGAAGTTCATGGGGGGCGAGATCTGAGCCTTCCGAGATTTCCACAGGACCTCTGCATTACCCCACACAGTCTCCAGGAGCGCATGGTTTGCCCTCTCCTCCTTGAGCAGCTGCGGAACATACTTAATTTCCATCCTGGTGCTGCACTTCAGGTATTCGTCGTCAAATGAATTCTCCGCCATGTCTAACACTTCCGCCTTCACCttcaaagcaaaaggaaaggaacACTCTTGAAATCGAATTTCTATTTGATATAATTCTCTCTCTGGGCACTATGCCCACTCTCTATTAACTTTTAACTTTTAACCATCCCCTTTTAACTATGAAGTATATCCCATTGCTATGGGTATTTCTCTCGACTCTGACATGCACTTCCAGCCCCAAGTAAAAGCAGGTACCCAAGGCCCAGCAATCCCAAAACCCTCTCCAAAATCCCACCTCTTTCCCTTTAAAACTGTGAGCCCCAGGCCACCGCAGGTTTAGGAACTTCACCAGCCACTCCTGTAATCCCATGGGGGATAAAGAAAGTTAAGGGCACTTGGAAGGGGGACGAGGCTGTAAGGCCAAGATTGTCAAACTGCCTACTTTTGTTTGGATGCCCAAAGACCATGTCTAAGACCAAATAGTACTGCCTAGAACCATTAAATGAACCATCTGTTCATATGGCCATTTGTGGACACGTCCGTCTCAGGCATCCCTAGGGCTGTCTTCTCTCCCGGCCTCACAAACATCCCCTTTCTGTGTGCTGGCACTAAATGCTCCCTATGAATTACCTCGCGTGATGCTTACAGGAACCCTCGGGACGGGTACTATCACTAACACCCTTttctttaaaaggtttatttttagtttatgagCGTTAGTGTTTTGTGTGCGTACATGAAGTCATCACAGCGTGCCTGGTGCCCGAGGAGATCAGAAGGTGGTGTAACTAGAGTCACAGGTGGGCCGTGAGTCCAGCAGGTGCTGGCAACTCAatcccaggttctctgtaagcACATCAGGTGCTCGTGGCCacccatctctccggccccaccCAAGCCTGCCTTCCACCCTTTTCTTTAAAGAGAAGGAAACTAAGATACTGAGACATGGTGTTGGTATTTGACCCCAGACACTCTGGTTCCAGAGTTTTACCTTCTTAACCAAAATGTTCTGTTGCTTCTAAAACATTAGAATGTTCCAATGATGAGGCCCACATGTAATACCTTTAAAAGAGTCTAGTTTtgccaaacaaaagaaaacattttccaaaGAGACAACTAAGTGGGCCAGCTCCGGACACGGTTCCTGGCCATAGCACTTCCAGCTGGGTGTCACTGAGACGCGCATGCTCCCAGGTCTGTCCGTCAGTTTCTTGAGCTTCAGAAATCAAGTCCCATGGGTCTCACAGCTAAGAAATGCACTTTGCTCTGTAGCACAGAGTGTACCAGAGTTCAGCCTGAGTACCAAAGCGTGATCTATCTTGAAGACGGAAACATAAGACATCAGACTGGAGACTGCCTCCCACATTCCTCACGCCACATCAGGGTTGATCCAATATGTCCCTGTCTTTTCCCGAGGCCTCAGGGCAGTCTTGACATGTCTAATTTTAGACAGCAAGCCTTCTGGCCAGACACCAGAGCTGATTGTGTGTTCTGAACAGTGCGTGCCTTGCGGTGGGCAAAGCTCCTAAATGCCATCGCCATTCAGGACAAATGAATAGACACACGAGGGGCAGGTACGGAAGGCGAGATGAATAGACACACGGAGGGGCAGGTACGGAAGGTGAGAAGAGAAGAGCGAGCTCTGACACAGCCACCTAAACAAAAGCTCATGGCGAGGAACTTCAACTACCAGAAGTTCATTTTAAATATGTGGAAATGACCTTGGTGATTCGGAAAAGAAGCCAGTTATATGGGAAaacattaagagatattaatatgATGTGCGGCAAGCCAGTACTTGAAAGGCAAAGCTGCACAAGGCACAGCGTCCTGCCCACCAGAAAGGAAATGACCCTACTCTACATATATACCCATGAAACGTATGTTCACAATAACGTGCGATTCTGTCATGCAGTATAGTACAGCCTGGCTAACCCACGTTCACTTACATAGGTAAAACTAGGTATTCATGTAAATACTACATAAGGCTAGCAACAGTGCTTGTATGAGTCTCCAGAGAATAAATATATAAGAGAATTGGAAACATTTATACAGAAACGCATACACAGAAATTTTTGGCAATTCTATTCCTAGTCAGCATAAAGTAGAACAACCCAGAGGTCTGATTGATAAACAAAATGACCCAGCCATGTAATGGCATTAGTGTtcataaatgaaaagaatggaTACTACTATATGACGCAACATGAATGGGCTTTGAAAACAGTGTGCTAAGCCAAAGAAACCAAGCACAAAAGCCATATGATGCAAGCTTCCAGTCTGCTGGTGTCCATAAATCTCACCGGCTGCTTGAGAACAGGGGAGGAGTGAACTGACTTCCCAGGAGCAAAGTGCGTCTCTCGAGAGGGGTGACAAGCTATGCCACCCCAGTTACTGCTGGACAACATCGCAGAGACACTAAAAACCACTAAAGGGTATGGCTTAAAACGTTTTTAAGGGGATCTCAATTAtatgtctgtcttagttagggtttcccttgctgtgaagagacaccatgaccacagtgactcttataaaggaaaacatttatttgaggtggtgggcttgcagtttcagaggttcagtccattatcatcatggcagcgtgtaggcagacatggtgctggagaaggagctgctacaggaagtagactgtctcactgggtgtggcttgagcacatATGAAGCCTCTAAACCCACCTCCACCGTGACACACTCtccccaacaagaccacacctactccaacaagaccacacctactccaacaagaccacgcctactccaacaagaccacacctactccaacaagaccacacctactccaacaagaccacacctactccaacaaggccacacctcccattagtgccactccgtttgggggccattttctttcaaagcactaCATTCTGCTCCCTGACCtccaaaggcttgtagccatataatacaaaatgcattcagtccaacttcaaaagatcCCAAAGTCTATAACAgtttcaaacttatttaaaagtctaaaattcaaagtctcttctgagattcatgcaatcccTTTAACTGTAAACCCCTATAAGATCGAAATAAAACAGATCGCATACTTCCAATGTACAATGACACAGGATATGCATTACCGCTCCAAAGCACAGGGGAGAGAGCACagtgaggaaacactggaccaaagcaagaccaaaacccagcTGTGCAAACTCCAGACTCTGCATTTCCaagtctgatgtcaaaacaatcTTCACATCTCCAACCCCTTCCAGCTTTGTTGACCACACCACACTTCTTCCTCTTGGGGCTGGTTCCACAttctgttagcagctctccttggcaggtatcccatgaaTCTGACATCTCCAatatcttgggttctccaaggcaatctagGTTCCAACTTCATAGTTTCATGGAATGGCCTTTCTAGGCTTCCATTCAaagacacccctgacacatgcctgccTTGGCGGCTTTTCTTAGTCAGGGAGGAAGGTTCCATAAtgcctttcttctatccttgactctaaagccagaaccacatggctgaagctgccaagttctgctgcttgctggggctaaACACagccccctcattcaattacatcttcaccagctttctgcccttcactgcctaagcctggctgtcctgagactggatctctagaccaggctggcctcagactcagagatccaccagcctccgccttcccag
This genomic interval carries:
- the Art3 gene encoding ecto-ADP-ribosyltransferase 3 isoform X3; translation: MKMGHFEMVTTLLAAMTLMDVFQVKAEVLDMAENSFDDEYLKCSTRMEIKYVPQLLKEERANHALLETVWGNAEVLWKSRKAQISPPMNFKDSHGIALTAFVTEAQAQTPFYHEFNRAVTLMGQSRKDYIYDFPFKAFHFYLVRALQMLRRPCEDSYKEVVYLTRPDTSILEEQTQARLGNFTLAYSAKPLTAGNEPLLTIYTCYGVDVGRFFEKKRGGVVLIPLSEVFQVSQEGTSNNLLLQSINRTCSYYECAYLGGLKNEKCVKNSEYIEPVYIYNPDLEGQNLEDSVPRIKPWAPCKLGRKSLDSTGLPGIKVLEPDENPLWMDNKPALGPAPAPGPRSHPSASSGRMLLPSVTASTALIVTSAIRIFTAL
- the Art3 gene encoding ecto-ADP-ribosyltransferase 3 isoform X8, producing MKMGHFEMVTTLLAAMTLMDVFQVKAEVLDMAENSFDDEYLKCSTRMEIKYVPQLLKEERANHALLETVWGNAEVLWKSRKAQISPPMNFKDSHGIALTAFVTEAQAQTPFYHEFNRAVTLMGQSRKDYIYDFPFKAFHFYLVRALQMLRRPCEDSYKEVVYLTRPDTSILEEQTQARLGNFTLAYSAKPLTAGNEPLLTIYTCYGVDVGRFFEKKRGGVVLIPLSEVFQVSQEGTSNNLLLQSINRTCSYYECAYLGGLKNEKCVKNSEYIEPVYIYNPGRKSLDSTGLPGIKVLEPDENPLWMDNKPDKRQGNADNPTLGPAPAPGPRSHPSASSGRMLLPSVTASTALIVTSAIRIFTAL
- the Art3 gene encoding ecto-ADP-ribosyltransferase 3 isoform X12, with the protein product MKMGHFEMVTTLLAAMTLMDVFQVKAEVLDMAENSFDDEYLKCSTRMEIKYVPQLLKEERANHALLETVWGNAEVLWKSRKAQISPPMNFKDSHGIALTAFVTEAQAQTPFYHEFNRAVTLMGQSRKDYIYDFPFKAFHFYLVRALQMLRRPCEDSYKEVVYLTRPDTSILEEQTQARLGNFTLAYSAKPLTAGNEPLLTIYTCYGVDVGRFFEKKRGGVVLIPLSEVFQVSQEGTSNNLLLQSINRTCSYYECAYLGGLKNEKCVKNSGRKSLDSTGLPGIKVLEPDENPLWMDNKPALGPAPAPGPRSHPSASSGRMLLPSVTASTALIVTSAIRIFTAL
- the Art3 gene encoding ecto-ADP-ribosyltransferase 3 isoform X4, translating into MKMGHFEMVTTLLAAMTLMDVFQVKAEVLDMAENSFDDEYLKCSTRMEIKYVPQLLKEERANHALLETVWGNAEVLWKSRKAQISPPMNFKDSHGIALTAFVTEAQAQTPFYHEFNRAVTLMGQSRKDYIYDFPFKAFHFYLVRALQMLRRPCEDSYKEVVYLTRPDTSILEEQTQARLGNFTLAYSAKPLTAGNEPLLTIYTCYGVDVGRFFEKKRGGVVLIPLSEVFQVSQEGTSNNLLLQSINRTCSYYECAYLGGLKNEKCVKNSEYIEPVYIYNPDLEGQNLEDSGRKSLDSTGLPGIKVLEPDENPLWMDNKPEDKRQGNADNPTLGPAPAPGPRSHPSASSGRMLLPSVTASTALIVTSAIRIFTAL
- the Art3 gene encoding ecto-ADP-ribosyltransferase 3 isoform X9, which encodes MKMGHFEMVTTLLAAMTLMDVFQVKAEVLDMAENSFDDEYLKCSTRMEIKYVPQLLKEERANHALLETVWGNAEVLWKSRKAQISPPMNFKDSHGIALTAFVTEAQAQTPFYHEFNRAVTLMGQSRKDYIYDFPFKAFHFYLVRALQMLRRPCEDSYKEVVYLTRPDTSILEEQTQARLGNFTLAYSAKPLTAGNEPLLTIYTCYGVDVGRFFEKKRGGVVLIPLSEVFQVSQEGTSNNLLLQSINRTCSYYECAYLGGLKNEKCVKNSEYIEPVYIYNPGRKSLDSTGLPGIKVLEPDENPLWMDNKPALGPAPAPGPRSHPSASSGRMLLPSVTASTALIVTSAIRIFTAL
- the Art3 gene encoding ecto-ADP-ribosyltransferase 3 isoform X10 — protein: MKMGHFEMVTTLLAAMTLMDVFQVKAEVLDMAENSFDDEYLKCSTRMEIKYVPQLLKEERANHALLETVWGNAEVLWKSRKAQISPPMNFKDSHGIALTAFVTEAQAQTPFYHEFNRAVTLMGQSRKDYIYDFPFKAFHFYLVRALQMLRRPCEDSYKEVVYLTRPDTSILEEQTQARLGNFTLAYSAKPLTAGNEPLLTIYTCYGVDVGRFFEKKRGGVVLIPLSEVFQVSQEGTSNNLLLQSINRTCSYYECAYLGGLKNEKCVKNSGRKSLDSTGLPGIKVLEPDENPLWMDNKPEDKRQGNADNPTLGPAPAPGPRSHPSASSGRMLLPSVTASTALIVTSAIRIFTAL
- the Art3 gene encoding ecto-ADP-ribosyltransferase 3 isoform X6, with product MKMGHFEMVTTLLAAMTLMDVFQVKAEVLDMAENSFDDEYLKCSTRMEIKYVPQLLKEERANHALLETVWGNAEVLWKSRKAQISPPMNFKDSHGIALTAFVTEAQAQTPFYHEFNRAVTLMGQSRKDYIYDFPFKAFHFYLVRALQMLRRPCEDSYKEVVYLTRPDTSILEEQTQARLGNFTLAYSAKPLTAGNEPLLTIYTCYGVDVGRFFEKKRGGVVLIPLSEVFQVSQEGTSNNLLLQSINRTCSYYECAYLGGLKNEKCVKNSEYIEPVYIYNPGRKSLDSTGLPGIKVLEPDENPLWMDNKPEDKRQGNADNPTLGPAPAPGPRSHPSASSGRMLLPSVTASTALIVTSAIRIFTAL
- the Art3 gene encoding ecto-ADP-ribosyltransferase 3 isoform X2, which codes for MKMGHFEMVTTLLAAMTLMDVFQVKAEVLDMAENSFDDEYLKCSTRMEIKYVPQLLKEERANHALLETVWGNAEVLWKSRKAQISPPMNFKDSHGIALTAFVTEAQAQTPFYHEFNRAVTLMGQSRKDYIYDFPFKAFHFYLVRALQMLRRPCEDSYKEVVYLTRPDTSILEEQTQARLGNFTLAYSAKPLTAGNEPLLTIYTCYGVDVGRFFEKKRGGVVLIPLSEVFQVSQEGTSNNLLLQSINRTCSYYECAYLGGLKNEKCVKNSEYIEPVYIYNPDLEGQNLEDSVPRIKPWAPCKLGRKSLDSTGLPGIKVLEPDENPLWMDNKPDKRQGNADNPTLGPAPAPGPRSHPSASSGRMLLPSVTASTALIVTSAIRIFTAL
- the Art3 gene encoding ecto-ADP-ribosyltransferase 3 isoform X1, producing the protein MKMGHFEMVTTLLAAMTLMDVFQVKAEVLDMAENSFDDEYLKCSTRMEIKYVPQLLKEERANHALLETVWGNAEVLWKSRKAQISPPMNFKDSHGIALTAFVTEAQAQTPFYHEFNRAVTLMGQSRKDYIYDFPFKAFHFYLVRALQMLRRPCEDSYKEVVYLTRPDTSILEEQTQARLGNFTLAYSAKPLTAGNEPLLTIYTCYGVDVGRFFEKKRGGVVLIPLSEVFQVSQEGTSNNLLLQSINRTCSYYECAYLGGLKNEKCVKNSEYIEPVYIYNPDLEGQNLEDSVPRIKPWAPCKLGRKSLDSTGLPGIKVLEPDENPLWMDNKPEDKRQGNADNPTLGPAPAPGPRSHPSASSGRMLLPSVTASTALIVTSAIRIFTAL
- the Art3 gene encoding ecto-ADP-ribosyltransferase 3 isoform X7, giving the protein MKMGHFEMVTTLLAAMTLMDVFQVKAEVLDMAENSFDDEYLKCSTRMEIKYVPQLLKEERANHALLETVWGNAEVLWKSRKAQISPPMNFKDSHGIALTAFVTEAQAQTPFYHEFNRAVTLMGQSRKDYIYDFPFKAFHFYLVRALQMLRRPCEDSYKEVVYLTRPDTSILEEQTQARLGNFTLAYSAKPLTAGNEPLLTIYTCYGVDVGRFFEKKRGGVVLIPLSEVFQVSQEGTSNNLLLQSINRTCSYYECAYLGGLKNEKCVKNSEYIEPVYIYNPDLEGQNLEDSGRKSLDSTGLPGIKVLEPDENPLWMDNKPALGPAPAPGPRSHPSASSGRMLLPSVTASTALIVTSAIRIFTAL
- the Art3 gene encoding ecto-ADP-ribosyltransferase 3 isoform X5, producing MKMGHFEMVTTLLAAMTLMDVFQVKAEVLDMAENSFDDEYLKCSTRMEIKYVPQLLKEERANHALLETVWGNAEVLWKSRKAQISPPMNFKDSHGIALTAFVTEAQAQTPFYHEFNRAVTLMGQSRKDYIYDFPFKAFHFYLVRALQMLRRPCEDSYKEVVYLTRPDTSILEEQTQARLGNFTLAYSAKPLTAGNEPLLTIYTCYGVDVGRFFEKKRGGVVLIPLSEVFQVSQEGTSNNLLLQSINRTCSYYECAYLGGLKNEKCVKNSEYIEPVYIYNPDLEGQNLEDSGRKSLDSTGLPGIKVLEPDENPLWMDNKPDKRQGNADNPTLGPAPAPGPRSHPSASSGRMLLPSVTASTALIVTSAIRIFTAL
- the Art3 gene encoding ecto-ADP-ribosyltransferase 3 isoform X11; translated protein: MKMGHFEMVTTLLAAMTLMDVFQVKAEVLDMAENSFDDEYLKCSTRMEIKYVPQLLKEERANHALLETVWGNAEVLWKSRKAQISPPMNFKDSHGIALTAFVTEAQAQTPFYHEFNRAVTLMGQSRKDYIYDFPFKAFHFYLVRALQMLRRPCEDSYKEVVYLTRPDTSILEEQTQARLGNFTLAYSAKPLTAGNEPLLTIYTCYGVDVGRFFEKKRGGVVLIPLSEVFQVSQEGTSNNLLLQSINRTCSYYECAYLGGLKNEKCVKNSGRKSLDSTGLPGIKVLEPDENPLWMDNKPDKRQGNADNPTLGPAPAPGPRSHPSASSGRMLLPSVTASTALIVTSAIRIFTAL